A single region of the Thermotoga profunda AZM34c06 genome encodes:
- the thpR gene encoding RNA 2',3'-cyclic phosphodiesterase has translation MRTFIAIDVNDAVRSVAQQSIEKLMKRGFKANWVSKENVHLTLFFLGEVSRHQIDEVAEHLCHRVIGFPSFSYIVDKLGYFSKGNQPRVIWLGVKSNQSLQKLYEEMKAELVKHNFSFEERFSPHITIGRVKDFPNAWQALIEDITFEPIVVAVDRFSIYSSQLTPTGPIYKQIYECSFEGGLIKHE, from the coding sequence TTGAGAACATTCATTGCAATTGATGTGAACGATGCCGTTCGGAGTGTAGCACAACAATCTATTGAGAAATTGATGAAAAGAGGTTTTAAAGCAAATTGGGTGAGTAAGGAGAATGTCCATCTCACTTTGTTCTTTCTTGGTGAGGTTTCTCGACATCAAATCGACGAGGTAGCGGAGCATTTGTGCCACAGAGTTATAGGTTTTCCGTCTTTTTCTTACATAGTTGATAAACTTGGCTATTTCTCCAAAGGGAATCAACCGAGGGTAATATGGCTTGGTGTGAAATCAAATCAAAGTTTGCAGAAGCTTTATGAAGAGATGAAAGCAGAGCTTGTGAAACACAATTTTTCTTTTGAGGAGAGATTCTCGCCTCATATTACAATAGGTAGGGTTAAGGATTTTCCAAATGCATGGCAAGCTTTGATAGAAGATATCACCTTTGAACCAATAGTTGTTGCAGTTGATCGTTTCAGCATCTATTCATCTCAATTGACACCAACCGGACCGATTTATAAACAGATCTATGAATGTAGTTTTGAAGGAGGATTGATCAAGCATGAGTGA